A single region of the Silene latifolia isolate original U9 population chromosome 8, ASM4854445v1, whole genome shotgun sequence genome encodes:
- the LOC141594352 gene encoding subtilisin-like protease SBT1.1 produces the protein MVAVSILRLVLLAVWYSAMIALSDRRTYIIHMDETKVMELKNSNKHPHKWYESILESVTKLGAESDQDQDALTPEILYTYENAMTGFAAKLTTRQFEAFSKIDGFIFGSLDGIRTPHTTYSPRFLGLDWGKGLWNGSHLGSDVIIGVVDTGIWPEHASFHDSGLSRVPSRWKGTCEKGFNFSSSNCNKKLIGARFYLKGYEATYGRIDETYKFRSARDSGSHGTHTASTAAGNVVPDANLFGLARGVAHGISYASRIAAYKVCWRQGCTNSDVAAAIDQSIADGVDILSLSLVGDPIPYYQDPPLIAALGASRKGIFVSFAAGNDGPTPSTVCNTVPWVATVGASSLDRTFAGQVTLSNGIILKEASIYSGHRTKTKQLPLVYKETAGGTGAEFCTHGSLSSELVKDKIVLCQRGINYRTQKGSVVKSAGGAAMLLLNSPEWGEELIADAHVLPASFLRASDSEAIQGFLISNKSLTASISFLGTQYGARAPVVASMSSRGPNSVDPYVIKPDIVAPGIDILAAWSPIASLTDLNSDKRRADFNIVSGTSMSCPHVSGVAALMKSVHPDWSPAAIKSAIMTSADTHDNKGHLISDASVFKGNKLATPFGLGAGHVNPERALDPGLVYDILPEDYLDYLCSINYTDAQVTLFAGRKYKCPSGVYQPGDLNYPSFALIFAAGKTEKTTVTYRRTLTNVGKGKVRYRVFFEEPKGVDVVVEPTVLYFKSPREKLTYNVSFSEAGATICRKGASVFGSLTWVAGKYSVRSPIAVTWL, from the exons ATGGTAGCAGTCAGTATACTACGGCTAGTCCTATTAGCTGTCTGGTATTCAGCAATGATCGCGTTATCTGATAGACGAACTTACATAATTCATATGGATGAAACTAAAGTAATGGAGTTGAAGAATTCCAACAAGCATCCCCATAAATGGTACGAGTCAATTTTGGAGTCCGTAACTAAATTAGGTGCTGAAAGTGACCAAGATCAAGATGCATTAACCCCTGAGATTCTTTACACTTATGAGAATGCTATGACCGGTTTTGCTGCTAAGCTCACAACTCGACAATTTGAAGCTTTCAGTAAGATTGATGGGTTCATTTTTGGTTCTCTTGACGGGATAAGAACTCCTCATACCACATATTCACCTCGTTTTCTCGGCCTTGACTGGGGAAAAGGGCTATGGAATGGGAGCCACTTAGGTTCTGATGTTATTATAGGAGTTGTTGACACAGGAATATGGCCAGAACATGCAAGCTTTCATGATTCAGGTTTGTCTCGGGTTCCATCCAGATGGAAGGGTACTTGTGAAAAAGGCTTTAACTTTTCAAGCTCTAATTGCAACAAGAAACTCATAGGAGCGCGGTTCTACCTTAAAGGGTATGAGGCTACCTATGGTAGGATTGACGAGACATATAAGTTTCGATCTGCCAGGGACTCTGGTAGTCATGGGACACATACTGCATCCACTGCTGCCGGAAATGTAGTCCCTGATGCTAACCTCTTTGGACTGGCAAGAGGTGTCGCTCATGGAATTAG TTACGCATCAAGAATAGCAGCATACAAGGTGTGTTGGAGACAAGGGTGTACTAACTCAGACGTAGCTGCGGCCATCGACCAATCCATAGCTGATGGAGTAGACATTCTTTCCCTGTCCCTTGTAGGTGACCCTATCCCCTATTACCAAGATCCGCCTCTCATTGCAGCCTTGGGTGCATCACGAAAGGGAATCTTTGTGTCCTTTGCTGCAGGTAATGACGGTCCTACCCCATCTACTGTATGCAATACTGTTCCATGGGTGGCTACAGTTGGCGCCAGTTCTCTTGACCGGACTTTTGCCGGTCAAGTCACCTTAAGTAACGGAATAATTTTAAAGGAGGCATCCATTTATTCCGGTCATAGGACCAAGACGAAGCAACTGCCACTTGTGTATAAGGAAACAGCTGGTGGGACAGGTGCAGAGTTTTGCACCCATGGATCCCTATCTTCTGAGTTAGTGAAAGACAAGATCGTCCTATGTCAGCGTGGTATCAACTACAGAACTCAAAAGGGCAGTGTTGTAAAATCAGCTGGTGGGGCTGCGATGCTATTGCTTAACAGCCCGGAATGGGGAGAGGAGCTTATAGCAGATGCTCATGTTCTGCCAGCCTCCTTCCTGAGAGCTTCAGATTCCGAGGCAATCCAAGGATTCTTAATTTCAAACAAAAGCCTGACTGCCTCAATTTCTTTCCTTGGAACACAGTATGGTGCGAGGGCCCCAGTCGTTGCTTCCATGTCATCGCGGGGACCAAACTCTGTCGATCCGTATGTGATCAAGCCTGATATAGTCGCACCAGGAATTGACATACTTGCAGCATGGTCTCCCATTGCTTCCTTGACTGATCTAAACAGTGATAAAAGGAGGGCAGATTTCAATATAGTATCTGGAACATCAATGTCGTGTCCTCATGTTAGTGGTGTAGCCGCATTGATGAAGTCAGTCCACCCAGATTGGTCGCCAGCTGCGATTAAGTCAGCCATTATGACCTCGGCTGATACCCATGACAATAAAGGTCATCTCATTTCTGATGCGTCTGTCTTCAAGGGAAACAAACTAGCAACCCCTTTCGGATTAGGTGCTGGTCATGTCAACCCAGAAAGGGCTTTGGATCCTGGTCTTGTGTATGATATCTTACCTGAAGACTACTTGGATTACCTCTGTAGCATTAATTACACTGATGCTCAGGTGACTCTTTTCGCCGGAAGGAAATACAAATGTCCAAGTGGGGTTTACCAGCCTGGTGATCTCAACTACCCTTCTTTTGCACTCATATTTGCTGCTGGTAAAACAGAAAAAACTACGGTAACTTACAGGAGAACATTGACTAATGTAGGCAAGGGTAAGGTAAGGTACAGGGTGTTTTTCGAGGAACCTAAAGGTGTCGATGTGGTTGTGGAGCCTACGGTTTTGTACTTTAAGTCGCCACGTGAGAAGCTCACTTACAATGTCAGTTTTAGTGAGGCCGGAGCGACAATTTGCAGAAAAGGCGCCTCAGTATTTGGGTCATTGACTTGGGTGGCTGGGAAGTACAGTGTTAGAAGTCCAATTGCTGTAACTTGGCTATAG